Proteins encoded within one genomic window of Haloarcula marismortui ATCC 43049:
- a CDS encoding calcium-translocating P-type ATPase, PMCA-type produces the protein MSEAAHTQPTTDVLSRLDSESAGLSASEARTRRDRYGENEITRGSERTPLDIAVSQFDSALIWVLVAAAILSVWAGNAVDAVLIAVIVVGNGLFGFVQDYRAEGTLESLRELTAPTATVRRDGQSVEVDATELIPGDVIELESGDVVPADARLIDCQSLEVDEAALTGESTPVSKGTDPVDADAPLAERESMVYKGTNVTRGSGVAVLTATGMETEVGAIARQLAGTEETDTPLQTELDMLGRTLGLGVMVLAALVVPLLVFRGTELVQAALTAISLAVAAVPEGLPAVVTLTLALGVRKMADENALVRRLPAVEALGSVDVICTDKTGTLTEGRMSVSRIWVNDAVVDSDEMYGDALPDRVATVLRAGTLCSDATLEAGDPTEQAIVMAAAESGIDVERLREANPRTDEIPFSSERKWMGTVHDDTVYVKGAPEVILSKCARVLTDTGPADLTPDRAEQIREQVGTFADDALRVLAVAYTEDVDVVERDDTTGDADDVSDDLTFAGLVGMIDPAREEVADAIAATERAGVGVKMVTGDNVRTAAAIAGELGLGQRVMEGGDVEDCSEDTLCDRVESVDVFARTSPEHKVRILQALQANGHTVAMTGDGVNDAPALKNADIGVAMGVRGTDVAKQASDVILLDDNYATIERAIERGRAIFDNVWKFVGYLLSANVAEVAIVFIASLFGYLVLPAVQLLWINLLTDGLPALALGADPKSGDVMQRPPRDPGGIVDHDMLALIGGTGVISTLVMLGLLLVTLAGAPAVTPYAMTMVFTGFVFLEFEKLYVIRWLRETPTLSNRWLASAVGGSILLQLAVLYTPLNVYFGTVPLGLVDWGLIGGVLLLALPLYLAVASGVKRL, from the coding sequence ATGTCCGAAGCCGCCCACACGCAACCAACTACCGACGTTCTTTCGCGGCTCGACAGCGAGTCTGCTGGGCTCTCGGCATCGGAAGCCCGAACTCGACGCGACAGATACGGCGAGAACGAGATTACACGGGGGAGCGAACGGACACCACTCGACATCGCTGTCTCCCAGTTCGATAGCGCCCTTATTTGGGTTCTCGTTGCGGCCGCGATACTGTCCGTGTGGGCGGGCAACGCAGTCGACGCAGTGTTGATAGCCGTGATTGTGGTCGGGAACGGGCTGTTCGGCTTCGTTCAGGATTACCGTGCAGAGGGCACGCTCGAATCCCTGCGAGAATTGACCGCACCAACAGCGACAGTCCGACGCGACGGCCAGTCCGTTGAGGTCGACGCGACCGAACTCATCCCGGGCGACGTTATCGAACTGGAGAGCGGCGATGTCGTTCCAGCCGACGCTCGGCTGATTGACTGTCAGTCTCTGGAGGTCGACGAAGCAGCGCTCACTGGTGAGAGTACCCCGGTTTCGAAGGGAACTGACCCAGTAGACGCCGATGCACCGCTTGCGGAGCGCGAATCGATGGTGTACAAAGGCACGAACGTCACACGCGGTTCGGGCGTTGCCGTCCTCACGGCGACCGGGATGGAGACCGAGGTTGGGGCTATCGCTCGCCAACTTGCGGGCACGGAGGAAACAGACACACCGCTGCAGACGGAACTCGACATGCTCGGGCGGACGCTTGGTCTCGGCGTAATGGTGCTTGCTGCACTTGTGGTTCCACTCTTAGTCTTCCGGGGGACCGAACTGGTTCAGGCGGCACTCACCGCGATATCGCTCGCTGTGGCCGCGGTTCCCGAGGGACTGCCAGCGGTTGTGACGCTAACGCTGGCTCTCGGTGTCCGGAAAATGGCCGACGAGAACGCGCTCGTACGGCGCTTGCCCGCCGTCGAGGCGCTGGGCTCCGTCGATGTCATCTGTACGGACAAGACCGGGACGCTGACCGAGGGGCGAATGTCAGTCAGTCGGATCTGGGTCAACGACGCCGTTGTCGACAGTGACGAAATGTACGGGGACGCCCTGCCGGACCGCGTTGCTACGGTGCTCCGCGCAGGGACACTGTGCAGCGATGCGACGCTCGAAGCAGGCGACCCGACGGAGCAGGCCATCGTCATGGCGGCCGCCGAGTCCGGAATCGATGTCGAACGCCTCCGTGAAGCGAACCCGAGAACGGACGAGATCCCGTTCTCGTCGGAGCGCAAGTGGATGGGCACTGTTCACGATGACACGGTCTACGTCAAAGGCGCGCCTGAAGTCATCCTCTCGAAGTGCGCCCGCGTCCTCACCGATACCGGTCCGGCGGACCTCACCCCTGATAGAGCTGAGCAGATCAGAGAACAGGTCGGTACGTTCGCTGACGACGCGCTCAGGGTGCTCGCAGTGGCGTACACAGAGGATGTCGACGTAGTGGAACGGGATGACACAACTGGCGATGCCGACGATGTCAGTGACGACCTGACCTTCGCTGGGCTGGTCGGTATGATCGACCCGGCCCGCGAGGAAGTCGCCGACGCGATTGCGGCGACCGAGCGTGCAGGCGTTGGGGTGAAGATGGTCACCGGTGACAACGTTAGGACCGCCGCAGCCATCGCCGGCGAACTCGGTCTGGGCCAGCGCGTGATGGAAGGCGGCGATGTTGAGGACTGTTCCGAGGACACGCTCTGCGACCGTGTCGAGTCTGTGGACGTGTTCGCACGCACGTCCCCGGAGCACAAGGTCCGGATTCTGCAGGCGCTGCAAGCAAACGGTCACACTGTGGCAATGACGGGCGACGGGGTCAACGACGCACCCGCGCTGAAAAACGCCGATATCGGTGTCGCGATGGGCGTCCGTGGGACTGACGTGGCTAAACAGGCCAGCGACGTTATCTTGCTGGATGATAACTACGCGACAATCGAGCGGGCAATCGAACGCGGACGGGCCATCTTCGACAACGTCTGGAAGTTCGTCGGCTACCTGCTGAGTGCCAACGTGGCCGAGGTCGCCATCGTGTTTATCGCTTCGCTCTTTGGCTACCTCGTCCTGCCGGCAGTCCAATTGCTGTGGATTAACCTCCTGACTGACGGGCTGCCAGCACTCGCGCTCGGGGCCGACCCCAAAAGCGGTGACGTGATGCAGCGACCGCCCAGGGACCCGGGCGGTATCGTTGACCACGATATGCTCGCCCTCATCGGGGGCACAGGGGTCATCTCGACACTGGTAATGCTCGGCCTGCTACTGGTCACGCTTGCCGGCGCACCCGCAGTCACGCCCTACGCGATGACAATGGTATTCACCGGCTTCGTCTTCCTCGAATTCGAAAAGCTGTACGTGATCCGCTGGCTCCGAGAGACACCGACCCTCTCAAATCGCTGGCTGGCGTCCGCAGTCGGTGGATCGATACTCCTGCAGCTTGCCGTCCTGTACACCCCGCTCAACGTCTACTTCGGGACGGTCCCACTCGGACTCGTCGACTGGGGGCTGATTGGTGGTGTCCTCTTACTCGCCCTACCACTGTACCTCGCTGTCGCCAGCGGTGTGAAGCGTCTGTAA
- a CDS encoding pyridoxamine 5'-phosphate oxidase family protein: MSAENPVTMTDEERDALLDNGGTGVLSLAAGDAPPHSVPVSYGYDTPTTTFYFRLAVGTEKSKGELSDRPATFVTYHETEAGWQSVVASGRLEDIEREGIETETLAGLEHVEIPIIDIFERPLREVDFGFYRLVPDDLTGRTEP, encoded by the coding sequence ATGTCCGCGGAAAACCCGGTTACGATGACCGACGAGGAACGGGACGCGCTTCTGGACAACGGGGGGACGGGCGTCCTCTCGCTCGCCGCCGGTGACGCGCCGCCACACTCGGTTCCGGTCTCATATGGGTACGACACGCCGACCACCACCTTCTATTTCCGGTTGGCTGTTGGGACGGAGAAGTCGAAAGGCGAACTCAGCGACCGTCCAGCGACCTTCGTGACCTATCACGAGACGGAGGCCGGATGGCAGAGTGTGGTCGCCAGCGGTCGACTTGAAGACATCGAGCGGGAAGGAATCGAGACGGAAACGCTAGCGGGGCTCGAACACGTCGAAATTCCGATTATCGACATCTTCGAACGCCCACTCCGCGAAGTGGACTTCGGATTCTACCGTCTCGTGCCGGATGACCTCACGGGACGGACCGAACCCTAG
- a CDS encoding universal stress protein — MFDSILVPTDGSEHATRAAEHGAALARAFSASLHVMAVIDTRTAGGPFSGGDLEDETLDRMTADAEDTVTAITDAVDAAGAIQTTIRTGNPADEICAYRDDHDIDLIAMGTHGRTGVGRYLAGSVTESVVRHADVPVFTVRATEQSRKTDSYDDILVPTDGSTAATAAVEPACEIAAQFDSRLHALNVVNLGDVATGSEYTLPTDLIDTLEAQGEKVTERIAARARESGVETVTQVVDGFPAADILDYAEENDIDLIVMGTAGRTGLNRFIMGSTTERLIRHADMPVLAVNARDQRVAEA, encoded by the coding sequence ATGTTTGATTCAATTCTGGTTCCGACCGACGGCAGCGAACACGCGACCCGGGCCGCTGAACACGGGGCAGCGCTTGCACGTGCGTTCAGCGCGAGCCTGCACGTCATGGCTGTCATCGATACACGAACAGCAGGCGGGCCATTCAGCGGCGGCGATCTCGAAGACGAGACACTCGACCGCATGACGGCTGACGCCGAAGACACAGTCACGGCCATCACAGACGCAGTGGACGCCGCTGGAGCGATACAGACGACTATCCGCACGGGCAATCCCGCCGACGAGATATGTGCATACCGCGACGACCACGATATAGACCTGATTGCAATGGGCACACACGGTCGCACAGGTGTCGGGCGATATCTTGCCGGGAGCGTGACAGAGAGCGTTGTTCGGCACGCCGATGTCCCCGTTTTCACTGTCCGCGCCACCGAACAGAGTCGCAAGACCGACTCCTACGATGATATTCTCGTCCCGACGGACGGAAGCACGGCCGCAACAGCCGCTGTCGAACCGGCCTGCGAGATTGCGGCGCAGTTCGATTCCCGCCTTCATGCTCTGAATGTCGTCAATCTTGGCGATGTTGCGACCGGTTCAGAATACACGTTGCCGACAGACCTGATTGATACGCTGGAAGCACAGGGTGAGAAAGTCACCGAGCGGATTGCAGCGCGAGCCCGCGAATCCGGCGTCGAAACTGTCACACAGGTCGTCGATGGATTCCCGGCGGCGGATATCCTCGATTACGCCGAGGAGAACGACATCGATCTGATCGTGATGGGGACGGCCGGTCGAACTGGGCTCAATCGGTTCATCATGGGAAGCACGACAGAACGGCTCATCAGACACGCCGACATGCCTGTGCTGGCAGTCAACGCCCGAGACCAGCGTGTCGCCGAGGCCTGA
- a CDS encoding DUF2267 domain-containing protein, with translation MDYDEFTGEIQHRLELPGTGEAVRAIRATLLPLGQRIPEENAEDFAASLPMEINWYMTGAVHDHGQRFDWTEFVERVADIEGVDPSDAAYHARVVVDLTHAVVPAADFQDLRDQLPESEGAENWRELFRMVDAGGWGEAEEAQTGGGPQ, from the coding sequence ATGGACTACGATGAGTTCACCGGCGAAATACAGCACAGGCTCGAACTACCCGGCACTGGTGAGGCCGTTCGTGCGATTCGCGCGACACTGCTGCCGCTGGGACAGCGCATCCCGGAGGAAAACGCCGAGGACTTTGCCGCCTCGCTCCCGATGGAAATCAATTGGTACATGACCGGTGCTGTCCACGACCACGGCCAGCGGTTTGACTGGACGGAGTTCGTCGAGCGCGTTGCCGACATAGAGGGTGTTGACCCGTCGGACGCAGCGTATCACGCACGCGTCGTTGTTGACCTGACGCACGCTGTGGTTCCAGCCGCTGACTTTCAGGACCTCCGTGACCAACTGCCTGAAAGCGAGGGCGCTGAAAACTGGCGTGAACTCTTCAGAATGGTTGATGCCGGTGGCTGGGGTGAAGCCGAAGAGGCGCAAACTGGCGGTGGCCCGCAATAG